A region of Salvelinus alpinus chromosome 24, SLU_Salpinus.1, whole genome shotgun sequence DNA encodes the following proteins:
- the LOC139552402 gene encoding 14-3-3 protein eta-like has protein sequence MADREQLIQRARMAEQAERYDDMASAMKQVTELSEPLSNDDRNLLSVAYKNVVGARRSSWRVTSSIEQRAMADGNDKKLELVKAYRETIEKELETVCQDVLNLLDQFLIKSCGEDQLESKVFYLKMKGDYYRYLAEVATAEKKTSAVESSEGAYKEAYEISKSMAATHPIRLGLALNFSVFYYEIQNAPEEACRLAKEAFDEAIGHLDNLNEDSYKDSTLIMQLLRDNLTLWTSDQQDSEGGEAQP, from the exons ATGGCAGATAGAGAGCAACTGATCCAGCGAGCCCGTATGGCTGAGCAGGCGGAACGGTACGATGACATGGCCTCGGCGATGAAACAG GTGACTGAGCTGAGCGAACCTCTGAGTAACGATGACCGCAACCTGCTCTCTGTGGCCTACAAGAACGTGGTGGGGGCCCGGCGGTCCTCCTGGCGCGTCACCTCCAGCATTGAGCAGAGGGCCATGGCCGACGGCAACGACAAGAAGCTGGAGCTGGTGAAGGCCTACCGGGAGACCATCGAGAAGGAGCTGGAGACGGTCTGCCAGGACGTGCTCAACCTGCTCGACCAGTTCCTCATCAAGAGCTGCGGAGAAGACCAGCTGGAGAGCAAGGTGTTCTACCTGAAGATGAAGGGCGACTACTACCGCTATTTGGCCGAGGTGGCTACAGCCGAGAAGAAGACCTCCGCCGTGGAGTCCTCCGAGGGAGCCTACAAGGAAGCCTACGAGATCAGCAAGAGCATGGCGGCCACCCACCCCATCCGGCTAGGCCTGGCCCTCAACTTCTCTGTGTTCTACTACGAGATCCAGAATGCTCCCGAGGAGGCCTGCAGGCTGGCCAAGGAGGCCTTTGACGAGGCCATTGGACACCTGGACAATCTGAACGAGGACTCCTATAAGGACTCCACCCTCATCATGCAGCTGCTGCGGGACAACCTGACCCTGTGGACCAGTGACCAGCAGGACAGCGAGGGGGGAGAGGCCCAACCCTGA
- the LOC139552401 gene encoding sodium/glucose cotransporter 1-like, with amino-acid sequence MTQDYSGFPLVRNVFNNGTVALNNPADISVIVIYFLVVLAVGVWAMVSTNRATVGGFFLAGRSMVWWPIGASLFASNIGSGHFVGIAGTAAAAGIAIGGFEWNALVVVIILGWLFVPIYIKAGVVTMPEYLKKRFGGQRIRIYLSVLSLFLYVFTKISADMFSGAIFINQALGLNIYLAVVLLLSITALYTVTGGLAAVIYTDTLQTIIMVVGSFILMGYAFNKVGGYENFQERYMMAMPTRTGVNISKRCYTPRPDSFHIFRDAVTGDLPWPGLVFGLTVQATWYWCTDQVIVQRCLSAKSLSHVKAGCILCGYLKLLPMFVMVFPGMISRILYPDEVACVDPDECQTYCGASVGCTNIAYPKLVVDLMPNGLRGLMLSVMMASLMSSLTSIFNSASTLFTMDIYTKIRSSASEKELMIAGRVFILVLIGVSIAWIPVVQSAQSGQLFDYIQSITSYLTPPIAATFVLAIFCKRVNESGVFYGLMIGLAIGLSRMIAEFAYGTGSCVTPTNCPEIICGVHYLYFSIILFCISCLVILTISLMTKPIEDKHLYRLCWKLRNHTEERLDLEINDWTENQETDYMDIEEPTEEPGCCKKAVLNFCGLEKSNAPTLSAEEQAELQRKLTDTSEKPLWRNVVNANGIILLCVCVFFHGFYG; translated from the exons ATGACACAGGATTATTCTGGGTTCCCCTTAGTTAGGAATGTGTTTAACAATGGCACGGTGGCCCTCAACAACCCGGCGGATATCTCCGTCATTGTGATCTACTTTTTGGTTGTCTTGGCAGTCGGAGTATGG GCTATGGTGAGCACAAACCGAGCCACAGTAGGTGGATTCTTCCTGGCAGGAAGAAGCATGGTGTGGTGGCCT ATTGGGGCATCTCTCTTTGCCAGCAACATTGGCAGTGGGCATTTTGTCGGCATTGCAGGGACTGCGGCTGCAGCTGGAATTGCCATTGGCGGATTTGAATGGAAT GCCCTTGTGGTGGTGATCATTCTTGGATGGCTCTTTGTGCCCATTTACATCAAAGCTGGG GTGGTGACCATGCCAGAGTACTTGAAGAAGAGGTTCGGAGGGCAGCGCATCCGCATCTATCTCTCAGTGCTCTCACTCTTCCTCTATGTCTTCACTAAGATCTCA gcggATATGTTCTCTGGAGCCATCTTTATTAACCAGGCTCTGGGGCTGAATATCTACCTAGCTGTGGTTCTCCTACTAagtatcactgctctatacaCAGTCACAG GTGGACTGGCTGCAGTGATCTACACAGACACTTTGCAGACTATCATCATGGTCGTGGGATCTTTCATCCTCATGGGTTATG cctTCAATAAGGTGGGAGGTTATGAGAACTTCCAGGAACGCTACATGATGGCCATGCCTACTCGGACTGGGGTCAACATCAGTAAGAGATGCTACACCCCTAGGCCTGACTCCTTCCACATCTTCAGGGACGCGGTGACAGGGGACCTGCCCTGGCCAGGCCTGGTGTTTGGTCTCACTGTCCAGGCCACCTGGTATTGGTGCACTGATCAG GTGATTGTCCAGCGCTGTCTATCTGCCAAAAGTCTGTCTCATGTCAAGGCTGGCTGCATCCTGTGTGGCTACCTGAAGCTGTTGCCCATGTTCGTCATGGTCTTCCCTGGCATGATCAGCCGAATCCTCTACCCAGACGAGGTGGCGTGTGTGGACCCAGATGAGTGCCAGACGTACTGTGGTGCCAGCGTGGGCTGCACCAACATCGCCTATCCTAAACTAGTGGTAGACCTCATGCCAAATG GTCTGCGAGGCCTGATGCTGTCGGTGATGATGGCTTCTCTGATGAGCTCCCTGACCTCCATCTTCAACAGTGCCAGCACCCTGTTCACCATGGACATCTACACCAAGATACGCAGCTCTGCCTCCGAGAAGGAACTCATGATCGCTGGGAG GGTATTTATCCTGGTTCTGATAGGGGTGAGTATAGCATGGATCCCTGTGGTCCAGTCTGCTCAGAGCGGCCAGCTCTTTGACTACATCCAGTCCATCACCAGCTACCTGACCCCGCCCATCGCAGCCACCTTCGTGCTCGCCATCTTCTGTAAGCGTGTCAACGAGTCG ggtGTGTTCTATGGGCTTATGATAGGCCTGGCCATTGGTCTATCCAGGATGATTGCTGAGTTTGCCTATGGGACGGGCAGCTGTGTGACCCCCACTAACTGTCCTGAGATCATTTGTGGGGTCCACTACCTCTACTTCTCCATCATTCTGTTCTGCATTTCGTGCTTGGTGATACTCACCATCTCCCTCATGACCAAACCCATTGAAGACAAACAT TTGTACCGGTTGTGCTGGAAGCTGAGGAACCACACAGAGGAGAGGTTGGATCTGGAGATAAATGATTGGACAGAAAACCAAGAAACAGACTATATGGATATTGAAG aGCCCACAGAGGAGCCAGGCTGTTGTAAGAAGGCAGTGTTGAACTTCTGTGGTTTGGAAAAGTCGAATGCTCCCACGCTGAGTGCTGAGGAGCAGGCTGAGCTGCAGAGGAAACTCACAGACACATCAGAGAAACCCTTGTGGAGGAATGTGGTCAATGCCAATGGCATTAtcctcctgtgtgtctgtgtcttctTCCACGGTTTCTACGGTTAA